In the genome of Apodemus sylvaticus chromosome 2, mApoSyl1.1, whole genome shotgun sequence, one region contains:
- the Sh2d6 gene encoding SH2 domain-containing protein 6 isoform X5, which translates to MDCSPRGWQLRYQKSMESLCALQIPKRGHSGAACEGVNLQNTNPCNPRGGIPPEGLWWRAQSDPSQGKGLSTASCLTRLQKQTSCFPFLSSLCSWCPCPGDTDSASLGSFPAPRPCDLPMQSPEQEGAAEDICGSSQALERQRGSAHPPAMDRFSGGKARLGPPFLPARCADTQVWRENVASPSFLPGPETRRNRHPFLKAQEEVEEEDKYELPPCEVLPVSLAPAQSLGSEEDALYLDRSGPVDPSKPPPPPPQSAMARGFPINPSFPFRPTSGYHFPLKTVPNLQPATPKQGPVFGRRGRGPPAGVVTERTEKASEDIYLECEPDPLPALTRSLSSKALVPPVPLPRTSGLPKSVTGHQEARNGAVDAALKGPTMKPPHPSPSWFQPSSLLLSAGRKLSASSIAPALSTSAAEGSLLSRPCLSVSLRAALCMYRMAVCWVSLGTLGTVTVSLLRERCFTSKRMGPTRCASALGLTVPSPSLWQYSSEAVSSTFPSGNWTAGITMPWVGRAGIMRSSPLWSPWFSITRSTPCPSWTDTVAAGDSPACSSPPSPEETAEQESATGTRCAPAPFFSL; encoded by the exons ATGGACTGTTCACCCAGGGGATGGCAGCTAAGATATCAGAAATCTATGGAATCACTCTGTGCTCTGCAAATACCAAAGCGTGGACACTCAGGTGCTGCCTGTGAGGGAGTCAACCTTCAAAACACGAACCCCTGCAATCCCCGTGGAGGAATTCCTCCAGAGGGTCTGTGGTGGCGTGCACAAAGCGATCCCAGTCAGGGAAAAGGGCTGTCCACAGCCTCCTGCCTGACACGTCTGCAAAAGCAAACCTCTTGCTTTCCCTTCCTTTCATCTCTGTGCAGCTGGTGCCCGTGTCCAGGCGACACAGACTCTGCCTCCCTGGGGTCCTTTCCTGCTCCCAGGCCCTGCGATTTGCCTATGCAAAGCCCTGAGCAGGAAGGAGCAGCTGAG GACATTTGTGGCAGCTCCCAGGctctagagaggcagaggggctCCGCTCATCCTCCGGCCATG GACAGGTTCAGTGGCGGCAAGGCCCG GTTGGGACCACCATTCCTACCTGCCAGATGTGCAG ACACCCAAGTGTGGAGAGAAAATGTAGCCAGCCCGTCCTTTCTGCCTGGCCCAGAGACAAGGAGAAACAGG CATCCCTTTTTGAAGGCCCAGGAAGAGGTAGAAGAGGAGGATAAATATGAGCTGCCCCCGTGTGAGGTCCTGCCCGTCAGTCTGGCCCCTGCACAGTCCCTTGGCTCTGAAGAGGACGCCTTGTATCTGG ATCGTTCTGGGCCCGTGGATCCATCCAAGCCCCCACCGCCCCCACCTCAGTCTGCCAtggccagaggattccccataaacccttccttccctttccgcCCTACCTCTGGCTACCATTTCCCG CTGAAGACAGTACCGAACCTACAGCCTGCAACCCCAAAGCAGGGACCTGTTTTTGGAAGGCGAG GGCGAGGTCCACCTGCTGGAGTG GTGACAGAGCGTACAGAGAAAGCCAGCGAGGACATCTACCTGGAGTGCGAGCCTGATCCAC TTCCAGCCTTAACTAGGTCTCTGAGCTCCAAAGCCCTGGTGCCTCCAGTTCCTCTGCCAAGAACATCTGGATTGCCCAA GTCTGTGACCGGTCACCAGGAGGCTCGGAAT GGAGCTGTGGATGCGGCGTTGAAAG GACCCACCATGAAGCCTCCTCACCCGTCCCCTTCCTGGTTCCAGCCCTCATCTCTGCTTCTTTCAGCAGGAAGGAAGCTGTCTGCTTCCTCCATAGCTCCTGCTCTGAGTACCTCTGCTGCCGAG GGCTCCCTGCTCTCCCGGCCCTGCTTGAGTGTGTCTCTTCGAGCAGCTCTGTGTATGTACAGGATGGCAGTCTGCTGGGTCAGCCTTGGTACTCTGGGAACTGTGACCGTCAGTCTGTTGAGAGAGCGCTGCTTTACTTCCAAAAG GATGGGGCCTACACGGTGCGCCTCAGCTCTGGGCCTCACAGTTCCCAGCCCTTCACTCTGGCAGTACTCCTCAGAGGCCGTGTCTTCAACATTCCCATCCGGCAACTGGACGGCGGGCATCACTATGCCCTGGGTCGGGAGGGCAGGAATCATGAG GTCTTCCCCTCTGTGGTCGCCATGGTTCAGCATTACACGAAGCACCCCCTGCCCCTCGTGGACAGACACAGTGGCAGCCGGGGACTCACCTGCCTGCTCTTCCCCACCAAGCCCTGAAGAAACAGCAGAGCAGGAATCCGCCACTGGCACACGGTGTGCCCCTGCACCTTTCTTCTCACTGTAG
- the Sh2d6 gene encoding SH2 domain-containing protein 6 isoform X9, whose amino-acid sequence MDCSPRGWQLRYQKSMESLCALQIPKRGHSGAACEGVNLQNTNPCNPRGGIPPEGLWWRAQSDPSQGKGLSTASCLTRLQKQTSCFPFLSSLCSWCPCPGDTDSASLGSFPAPRPCDLPMQSPEQEGAAEDICGSSQALERQRGSAHPPAMDRFSGGKARLGPPFLPARCADTQVWRENVASPSFLPGPETRRNRHPFLKAQEEVEEEDKYELPPCEVLPVSLAPAQSLGSEEDALYLDRSGPVDPSKPPPPPPQSAMARGFPINPSFPFRPTSGYHFPLKTVPNLQPATPKQGPVFGRRGRGPPAGVVTERTEKASEDIYLECEPDPLPALTRSLSSKALVPPVPLPRTSGLPKSVTGHQEARNGAVDAALKGRKLSASSIAPALSTSAAEGSLLSRPCLSVSLRAALCMYRMAVCWVSLGTLGTVTVSLLRERCFTSKRMGPTRCASALGLTVPSPSLWQYSSEAVSSTFPSGNWTAGITMPWVGRAGIMRSSPLWSPWFSITRSTPCPSWTDTVAAGDSPACSSPPSPEETAEQESATGTRCAPAPFFSL is encoded by the exons ATGGACTGTTCACCCAGGGGATGGCAGCTAAGATATCAGAAATCTATGGAATCACTCTGTGCTCTGCAAATACCAAAGCGTGGACACTCAGGTGCTGCCTGTGAGGGAGTCAACCTTCAAAACACGAACCCCTGCAATCCCCGTGGAGGAATTCCTCCAGAGGGTCTGTGGTGGCGTGCACAAAGCGATCCCAGTCAGGGAAAAGGGCTGTCCACAGCCTCCTGCCTGACACGTCTGCAAAAGCAAACCTCTTGCTTTCCCTTCCTTTCATCTCTGTGCAGCTGGTGCCCGTGTCCAGGCGACACAGACTCTGCCTCCCTGGGGTCCTTTCCTGCTCCCAGGCCCTGCGATTTGCCTATGCAAAGCCCTGAGCAGGAAGGAGCAGCTGAG GACATTTGTGGCAGCTCCCAGGctctagagaggcagaggggctCCGCTCATCCTCCGGCCATG GACAGGTTCAGTGGCGGCAAGGCCCG GTTGGGACCACCATTCCTACCTGCCAGATGTGCAG ACACCCAAGTGTGGAGAGAAAATGTAGCCAGCCCGTCCTTTCTGCCTGGCCCAGAGACAAGGAGAAACAGG CATCCCTTTTTGAAGGCCCAGGAAGAGGTAGAAGAGGAGGATAAATATGAGCTGCCCCCGTGTGAGGTCCTGCCCGTCAGTCTGGCCCCTGCACAGTCCCTTGGCTCTGAAGAGGACGCCTTGTATCTGG ATCGTTCTGGGCCCGTGGATCCATCCAAGCCCCCACCGCCCCCACCTCAGTCTGCCAtggccagaggattccccataaacccttccttccctttccgcCCTACCTCTGGCTACCATTTCCCG CTGAAGACAGTACCGAACCTACAGCCTGCAACCCCAAAGCAGGGACCTGTTTTTGGAAGGCGAG GGCGAGGTCCACCTGCTGGAGTG GTGACAGAGCGTACAGAGAAAGCCAGCGAGGACATCTACCTGGAGTGCGAGCCTGATCCAC TTCCAGCCTTAACTAGGTCTCTGAGCTCCAAAGCCCTGGTGCCTCCAGTTCCTCTGCCAAGAACATCTGGATTGCCCAA GTCTGTGACCGGTCACCAGGAGGCTCGGAAT GGAGCTGTGGATGCGGCGTTGAAAG GAAGGAAGCTGTCTGCTTCCTCCATAGCTCCTGCTCTGAGTACCTCTGCTGCCGAG GGCTCCCTGCTCTCCCGGCCCTGCTTGAGTGTGTCTCTTCGAGCAGCTCTGTGTATGTACAGGATGGCAGTCTGCTGGGTCAGCCTTGGTACTCTGGGAACTGTGACCGTCAGTCTGTTGAGAGAGCGCTGCTTTACTTCCAAAAG GATGGGGCCTACACGGTGCGCCTCAGCTCTGGGCCTCACAGTTCCCAGCCCTTCACTCTGGCAGTACTCCTCAGAGGCCGTGTCTTCAACATTCCCATCCGGCAACTGGACGGCGGGCATCACTATGCCCTGGGTCGGGAGGGCAGGAATCATGAG GTCTTCCCCTCTGTGGTCGCCATGGTTCAGCATTACACGAAGCACCCCCTGCCCCTCGTGGACAGACACAGTGGCAGCCGGGGACTCACCTGCCTGCTCTTCCCCACCAAGCCCTGAAGAAACAGCAGAGCAGGAATCCGCCACTGGCACACGGTGTGCCCCTGCACCTTTCTTCTCACTGTAG
- the Sh2d6 gene encoding SH2 domain-containing protein 6 isoform X8: protein MDCSPRGWQLRYQKSMESLCALQIPKRGHSGAACEGVNLQNTNPCNPRGGIPPEGLWWRAQSDPSQGKGLSTASCLTRLQKQTSCFPFLSSLCSWCPCPGDTDSASLGSFPAPRPCDLPMQSPEQEGAAEDICGSSQALERQRGSAHPPAMDRFSGGKARLGPPFLPARCADTQVWRENVASPSFLPGPETRRNRHPFLKAQEEVEEEDKYELPPCEVLPVSLAPAQSLGSEEDALYLDRSGPVDPSKPPPPPPQSAMARGFPINPSFPFRPTSGYHFPLKTVPNLQPATPKQGPVFGRRGRGPPAGVVTERTEKASEDIYLECEPDPLPALTRSLSSKALVPPVPLPRTSGLPKSVTGHQEARNGAVDAALKAGRKLSASSIAPALSTSAAEGSLLSRPCLSVSLRAALCMYRMAVCWVSLGTLGTVTVSLLRERCFTSKRMGPTRCASALGLTVPSPSLWQYSSEAVSSTFPSGNWTAGITMPWVGRAGIMRSSPLWSPWFSITRSTPCPSWTDTVAAGDSPACSSPPSPEETAEQESATGTRCAPAPFFSL from the exons ATGGACTGTTCACCCAGGGGATGGCAGCTAAGATATCAGAAATCTATGGAATCACTCTGTGCTCTGCAAATACCAAAGCGTGGACACTCAGGTGCTGCCTGTGAGGGAGTCAACCTTCAAAACACGAACCCCTGCAATCCCCGTGGAGGAATTCCTCCAGAGGGTCTGTGGTGGCGTGCACAAAGCGATCCCAGTCAGGGAAAAGGGCTGTCCACAGCCTCCTGCCTGACACGTCTGCAAAAGCAAACCTCTTGCTTTCCCTTCCTTTCATCTCTGTGCAGCTGGTGCCCGTGTCCAGGCGACACAGACTCTGCCTCCCTGGGGTCCTTTCCTGCTCCCAGGCCCTGCGATTTGCCTATGCAAAGCCCTGAGCAGGAAGGAGCAGCTGAG GACATTTGTGGCAGCTCCCAGGctctagagaggcagaggggctCCGCTCATCCTCCGGCCATG GACAGGTTCAGTGGCGGCAAGGCCCG GTTGGGACCACCATTCCTACCTGCCAGATGTGCAG ACACCCAAGTGTGGAGAGAAAATGTAGCCAGCCCGTCCTTTCTGCCTGGCCCAGAGACAAGGAGAAACAGG CATCCCTTTTTGAAGGCCCAGGAAGAGGTAGAAGAGGAGGATAAATATGAGCTGCCCCCGTGTGAGGTCCTGCCCGTCAGTCTGGCCCCTGCACAGTCCCTTGGCTCTGAAGAGGACGCCTTGTATCTGG ATCGTTCTGGGCCCGTGGATCCATCCAAGCCCCCACCGCCCCCACCTCAGTCTGCCAtggccagaggattccccataaacccttccttccctttccgcCCTACCTCTGGCTACCATTTCCCG CTGAAGACAGTACCGAACCTACAGCCTGCAACCCCAAAGCAGGGACCTGTTTTTGGAAGGCGAG GGCGAGGTCCACCTGCTGGAGTG GTGACAGAGCGTACAGAGAAAGCCAGCGAGGACATCTACCTGGAGTGCGAGCCTGATCCAC TTCCAGCCTTAACTAGGTCTCTGAGCTCCAAAGCCCTGGTGCCTCCAGTTCCTCTGCCAAGAACATCTGGATTGCCCAA GTCTGTGACCGGTCACCAGGAGGCTCGGAAT GGAGCTGTGGATGCGGCGTTGAAAG CAGGAAGGAAGCTGTCTGCTTCCTCCATAGCTCCTGCTCTGAGTACCTCTGCTGCCGAG GGCTCCCTGCTCTCCCGGCCCTGCTTGAGTGTGTCTCTTCGAGCAGCTCTGTGTATGTACAGGATGGCAGTCTGCTGGGTCAGCCTTGGTACTCTGGGAACTGTGACCGTCAGTCTGTTGAGAGAGCGCTGCTTTACTTCCAAAAG GATGGGGCCTACACGGTGCGCCTCAGCTCTGGGCCTCACAGTTCCCAGCCCTTCACTCTGGCAGTACTCCTCAGAGGCCGTGTCTTCAACATTCCCATCCGGCAACTGGACGGCGGGCATCACTATGCCCTGGGTCGGGAGGGCAGGAATCATGAG GTCTTCCCCTCTGTGGTCGCCATGGTTCAGCATTACACGAAGCACCCCCTGCCCCTCGTGGACAGACACAGTGGCAGCCGGGGACTCACCTGCCTGCTCTTCCCCACCAAGCCCTGAAGAAACAGCAGAGCAGGAATCCGCCACTGGCACACGGTGTGCCCCTGCACCTTTCTTCTCACTGTAG
- the Sh2d6 gene encoding SH2 domain-containing protein 6 isoform X15: MQSPEQEGAAEDICGSSQALERQRGSAHPPAMDRFSGGKARLGPPFLPARCADTQVWRENVASPSFLPGPETRRNRHPFLKAQEEVEEEDKYELPPCEVLPVSLAPAQSLGSEEDALYLDRSGPVDPSKPPPPPPQSAMARGFPINPSFPFRPTSGYHFPLKTVPNLQPATPKQGPVFGRRGRGPPAGVVTERTEKASEDIYLECEPDPLPALTRSLSSKALVPPVPLPRTSGLPKSVTGHQEARNGAVDAALKDASLRSSGPSHAKLPVCVPRSHLEAMQGPSGGSSQGVGPGNARGSEWPMSGISPAGTLCCRTHHEASSPVPFLVPALISASFSRKEAVCFLHSSCSEYLCCRGLPALPALLECVSSSSSVYVQDGSLLGQPWYSGNCDRQSVERALLYFQKDGAYTVRLSSGPHSSQPFTLAVLLRGRVFNIPIRQLDGGHHYALGREGRNHEVFPSVVAMVQHYTKHPLPLVDRHSGSRGLTCLLFPTKP; the protein is encoded by the exons ATGCAAAGCCCTGAGCAGGAAGGAGCAGCTGAG GACATTTGTGGCAGCTCCCAGGctctagagaggcagaggggctCCGCTCATCCTCCGGCCATG GACAGGTTCAGTGGCGGCAAGGCCCG GTTGGGACCACCATTCCTACCTGCCAGATGTGCAG ACACCCAAGTGTGGAGAGAAAATGTAGCCAGCCCGTCCTTTCTGCCTGGCCCAGAGACAAGGAGAAACAGG CATCCCTTTTTGAAGGCCCAGGAAGAGGTAGAAGAGGAGGATAAATATGAGCTGCCCCCGTGTGAGGTCCTGCCCGTCAGTCTGGCCCCTGCACAGTCCCTTGGCTCTGAAGAGGACGCCTTGTATCTGG ATCGTTCTGGGCCCGTGGATCCATCCAAGCCCCCACCGCCCCCACCTCAGTCTGCCAtggccagaggattccccataaacccttccttccctttccgcCCTACCTCTGGCTACCATTTCCCG CTGAAGACAGTACCGAACCTACAGCCTGCAACCCCAAAGCAGGGACCTGTTTTTGGAAGGCGAG GGCGAGGTCCACCTGCTGGAGTG GTGACAGAGCGTACAGAGAAAGCCAGCGAGGACATCTACCTGGAGTGCGAGCCTGATCCAC TTCCAGCCTTAACTAGGTCTCTGAGCTCCAAAGCCCTGGTGCCTCCAGTTCCTCTGCCAAGAACATCTGGATTGCCCAA GTCTGTGACCGGTCACCAGGAGGCTCGGAAT GGAGCTGTGGATGCGGCGTTGAAAG ATGCTTCCCTCAGATCCTCGGGTCCTAGTCACGCCAAGCTGCCAGTGTGTGTCCCAAGATCTCATTTGGAAGCCATGCAAGGCCCGTCGGGTGGGTCCTCCCAGGGTGTTGGGCCTGGGAATGCAAGGGGCTCAGAATGGCCTATGTCGGGCATTAGCCCTGCTGGCACCCTCTGTTGCAGGACCCACCATGAAGCCTCCTCACCCGTCCCCTTCCTGGTTCCAGCCCTCATCTCTGCTTCTTTCAGCAGGAAGGAAGCTGTCTGCTTCCTCCATAGCTCCTGCTCTGAGTACCTCTGCTGCCGAG GGCTCCCTGCTCTCCCGGCCCTGCTTGAGTGTGTCTCTTCGAGCAGCTCTGTGTATGTACAGGATGGCAGTCTGCTGGGTCAGCCTTGGTACTCTGGGAACTGTGACCGTCAGTCTGTTGAGAGAGCGCTGCTTTACTTCCAAAAG GATGGGGCCTACACGGTGCGCCTCAGCTCTGGGCCTCACAGTTCCCAGCCCTTCACTCTGGCAGTACTCCTCAGAGGCCGTGTCTTCAACATTCCCATCCGGCAACTGGACGGCGGGCATCACTATGCCCTGGGTCGGGAGGGCAGGAATCATGAG GTCTTCCCCTCTGTGGTCGCCATGGTTCAGCATTACACGAAGCACCCCCTGCCCCTCGTGGACAGACACAGTGGCAGCCGGGGACTCACCTGCCTGCTCTTCCCCACCAAGCCCTGA
- the Sh2d6 gene encoding SH2 domain-containing protein 6 isoform X2: MDCSPRGWQLRYQKSMESLCALQIPKRGHSGAACEGVNLQNTNPCNPRGGIPPEGLWWRAQSDPSQGKGLSTASCLTRLQKQTSCFPFLSSLCSWCPCPGDTDSASLGSFPAPRPCDLPMQSPEQEGAAEDICGSSQALERQRGSAHPPAMDRFSGGKARLGPPFLPARCADTQVWRENVASPSFLPGPETRRNRAQEEVEEEDKYELPPCEVLPVSLAPAQSLGSEEDALYLDRSGPVDPSKPPPPPPQSAMARGFPINPSFPFRPTSGYHFPLKTVPNLQPATPKQGPVFGRRGRGPPAGVVTERTEKASEDIYLECEPDPLPALTRSLSSKALVPPVPLPRTSGLPKSVTGHQEARNGAVDAALKDASLRSSGPSHAKLPVCVPRSHLEAMQGPSGGSSQGVGPGNARGSEWPMSGISPAGTLCCRTHHEASSPVPFLVPALISASFSRKEAVCFLHSSCSEYLCCRGLPALPALLECVSSSSSVYVQDGSLLGQPWYSGNCDRQSVERALLYFQKDGAYTVRLSSGPHSSQPFTLAVLLRGRVFNIPIRQLDGGHHYALGREGRNHEVFPSVVAMVQHYTKHPLPLVDRHSGSRGLTCLLFPTKP, encoded by the exons ATGGACTGTTCACCCAGGGGATGGCAGCTAAGATATCAGAAATCTATGGAATCACTCTGTGCTCTGCAAATACCAAAGCGTGGACACTCAGGTGCTGCCTGTGAGGGAGTCAACCTTCAAAACACGAACCCCTGCAATCCCCGTGGAGGAATTCCTCCAGAGGGTCTGTGGTGGCGTGCACAAAGCGATCCCAGTCAGGGAAAAGGGCTGTCCACAGCCTCCTGCCTGACACGTCTGCAAAAGCAAACCTCTTGCTTTCCCTTCCTTTCATCTCTGTGCAGCTGGTGCCCGTGTCCAGGCGACACAGACTCTGCCTCCCTGGGGTCCTTTCCTGCTCCCAGGCCCTGCGATTTGCCTATGCAAAGCCCTGAGCAGGAAGGAGCAGCTGAG GACATTTGTGGCAGCTCCCAGGctctagagaggcagaggggctCCGCTCATCCTCCGGCCATG GACAGGTTCAGTGGCGGCAAGGCCCG GTTGGGACCACCATTCCTACCTGCCAGATGTGCAG ACACCCAAGTGTGGAGAGAAAATGTAGCCAGCCCGTCCTTTCTGCCTGGCCCAGAGACAAGGAGAAACAGG GCCCAGGAAGAGGTAGAAGAGGAGGATAAATATGAGCTGCCCCCGTGTGAGGTCCTGCCCGTCAGTCTGGCCCCTGCACAGTCCCTTGGCTCTGAAGAGGACGCCTTGTATCTGG ATCGTTCTGGGCCCGTGGATCCATCCAAGCCCCCACCGCCCCCACCTCAGTCTGCCAtggccagaggattccccataaacccttccttccctttccgcCCTACCTCTGGCTACCATTTCCCG CTGAAGACAGTACCGAACCTACAGCCTGCAACCCCAAAGCAGGGACCTGTTTTTGGAAGGCGAG GGCGAGGTCCACCTGCTGGAGTG GTGACAGAGCGTACAGAGAAAGCCAGCGAGGACATCTACCTGGAGTGCGAGCCTGATCCAC TTCCAGCCTTAACTAGGTCTCTGAGCTCCAAAGCCCTGGTGCCTCCAGTTCCTCTGCCAAGAACATCTGGATTGCCCAA GTCTGTGACCGGTCACCAGGAGGCTCGGAAT GGAGCTGTGGATGCGGCGTTGAAAG ATGCTTCCCTCAGATCCTCGGGTCCTAGTCACGCCAAGCTGCCAGTGTGTGTCCCAAGATCTCATTTGGAAGCCATGCAAGGCCCGTCGGGTGGGTCCTCCCAGGGTGTTGGGCCTGGGAATGCAAGGGGCTCAGAATGGCCTATGTCGGGCATTAGCCCTGCTGGCACCCTCTGTTGCAGGACCCACCATGAAGCCTCCTCACCCGTCCCCTTCCTGGTTCCAGCCCTCATCTCTGCTTCTTTCAGCAGGAAGGAAGCTGTCTGCTTCCTCCATAGCTCCTGCTCTGAGTACCTCTGCTGCCGAG GGCTCCCTGCTCTCCCGGCCCTGCTTGAGTGTGTCTCTTCGAGCAGCTCTGTGTATGTACAGGATGGCAGTCTGCTGGGTCAGCCTTGGTACTCTGGGAACTGTGACCGTCAGTCTGTTGAGAGAGCGCTGCTTTACTTCCAAAAG GATGGGGCCTACACGGTGCGCCTCAGCTCTGGGCCTCACAGTTCCCAGCCCTTCACTCTGGCAGTACTCCTCAGAGGCCGTGTCTTCAACATTCCCATCCGGCAACTGGACGGCGGGCATCACTATGCCCTGGGTCGGGAGGGCAGGAATCATGAG GTCTTCCCCTCTGTGGTCGCCATGGTTCAGCATTACACGAAGCACCCCCTGCCCCTCGTGGACAGACACAGTGGCAGCCGGGGACTCACCTGCCTGCTCTTCCCCACCAAGCCCTGA
- the Sh2d6 gene encoding SH2 domain-containing protein 6 isoform X11, producing the protein MDCSPRGWQLRYQKSMESLCALQIPKRGHSGAACEGVNLQNTNPCNPRGGIPPEGLWWRAQSDPSQGKGLSTASCLTRLQKQTSCFPFLSSLCSWCPCPGDTDSASLGSFPAPRPCDLPMQSPEQEGAAEDICGSSQALERQRGSAHPPAMDRFSGGKARLGPPFLPARCADTQVWRENVASPSFLPGPETRRNRHPFLKAQEEVEEEDKYELPPCEVLPVSLAPAQSLGSEEDALYLDRSGPVDPSKPPPPPPQSAMARGFPINPSFPFRPTSGYHFPGEVHLLEWSVTGHQEARNVRGQWSRKKSAQGERGRPRVGLQVLGRSLEGQFPSDQTSCVPGSCGCGVERTHHEASSPVPFLVPALISASFSRKEAVCFLHSSCSEYLCCRGLPALPALLECVSSSSSVYVQDGSLLGQPWYSGNCDRQSVERALLYFQKDGAYTVRLSSGPHSSQPFTLAVLLRGRVFNIPIRQLDGGHHYALGREGRNHEVFPSVVAMVQHYTKHPLPLVDRHSGSRGLTCLLFPTKP; encoded by the exons ATGGACTGTTCACCCAGGGGATGGCAGCTAAGATATCAGAAATCTATGGAATCACTCTGTGCTCTGCAAATACCAAAGCGTGGACACTCAGGTGCTGCCTGTGAGGGAGTCAACCTTCAAAACACGAACCCCTGCAATCCCCGTGGAGGAATTCCTCCAGAGGGTCTGTGGTGGCGTGCACAAAGCGATCCCAGTCAGGGAAAAGGGCTGTCCACAGCCTCCTGCCTGACACGTCTGCAAAAGCAAACCTCTTGCTTTCCCTTCCTTTCATCTCTGTGCAGCTGGTGCCCGTGTCCAGGCGACACAGACTCTGCCTCCCTGGGGTCCTTTCCTGCTCCCAGGCCCTGCGATTTGCCTATGCAAAGCCCTGAGCAGGAAGGAGCAGCTGAG GACATTTGTGGCAGCTCCCAGGctctagagaggcagaggggctCCGCTCATCCTCCGGCCATG GACAGGTTCAGTGGCGGCAAGGCCCG GTTGGGACCACCATTCCTACCTGCCAGATGTGCAG ACACCCAAGTGTGGAGAGAAAATGTAGCCAGCCCGTCCTTTCTGCCTGGCCCAGAGACAAGGAGAAACAGG CATCCCTTTTTGAAGGCCCAGGAAGAGGTAGAAGAGGAGGATAAATATGAGCTGCCCCCGTGTGAGGTCCTGCCCGTCAGTCTGGCCCCTGCACAGTCCCTTGGCTCTGAAGAGGACGCCTTGTATCTGG ATCGTTCTGGGCCCGTGGATCCATCCAAGCCCCCACCGCCCCCACCTCAGTCTGCCAtggccagaggattccccataaacccttccttccctttccgcCCTACCTCTGGCTACCATTTCCCG GGCGAGGTCCACCTGCTGGAGTG GTCTGTGACCGGTCACCAGGAGGCTCGGAATGTAAGAGGCcagtggtcaaggaagaagtcagcccagggggagagagggaggcctAGGGTGGGACTTCAGGTTTTGGGCAGAAGCCTGGAAGGCCAGTTCCCATCTGACCAGACTTCCTGTGTCCCAGGGAGCTGTGGATGCGGCGTTGAAAG GACCCACCATGAAGCCTCCTCACCCGTCCCCTTCCTGGTTCCAGCCCTCATCTCTGCTTCTTTCAGCAGGAAGGAAGCTGTCTGCTTCCTCCATAGCTCCTGCTCTGAGTACCTCTGCTGCCGAG GGCTCCCTGCTCTCCCGGCCCTGCTTGAGTGTGTCTCTTCGAGCAGCTCTGTGTATGTACAGGATGGCAGTCTGCTGGGTCAGCCTTGGTACTCTGGGAACTGTGACCGTCAGTCTGTTGAGAGAGCGCTGCTTTACTTCCAAAAG GATGGGGCCTACACGGTGCGCCTCAGCTCTGGGCCTCACAGTTCCCAGCCCTTCACTCTGGCAGTACTCCTCAGAGGCCGTGTCTTCAACATTCCCATCCGGCAACTGGACGGCGGGCATCACTATGCCCTGGGTCGGGAGGGCAGGAATCATGAG GTCTTCCCCTCTGTGGTCGCCATGGTTCAGCATTACACGAAGCACCCCCTGCCCCTCGTGGACAGACACAGTGGCAGCCGGGGACTCACCTGCCTGCTCTTCCCCACCAAGCCCTGA